The following are encoded in a window of Novosphingobium sp. THN1 genomic DNA:
- a CDS encoding transcriptional regulator domain-containing protein translates to MSGKSSWRSPAAAGHYAGHDLADFAQEFLRRNPDYQHDFAATEERIAAQPGRADQEREGLAGRWGLSFPLRPRPASIMQPGYLGPRPECRHGHSRRP, encoded by the coding sequence ATGTCGGGAAAGTCGTCGTGGCGGTCCCCAGCCGCCGCCGGACACTATGCGGGACACGATCTTGCGGATTTCGCGCAGGAATTCCTGCGCCGTAATCCCGACTACCAACATGACTTCGCCGCAACCGAAGAGCGCATCGCAGCCCAGCCTGGCCGCGCCGATCAGGAAAGGGAGGGTCTGGCCGGACGATGGGGCCTGAGCTTTCCCCTGCGACCCAGGCCAGCTTCCATCATGCAGCCCGGCTATCTGGGACCCCGGCCTGAGTGCAGGCACGGTCATTCTCGAAGGCCCTGA
- a CDS encoding DNA -binding domain-containing protein, with the protein MPADAVIRNDRKLPTGRHLVLDVVGIRHRLLFRHNPACPQTSFSVPAAPGTALRLVSTRIYAGLIGFAPAIKERAPYHLTTYRQHRLIQLLTLLDALAAGLALRQIAFALVFPRNQPLAGAAWKGSGERRHTHRLLGEAQRMCRQGYRTLLEKG; encoded by the coding sequence GTGCCAGCCGATGCCGTCATCCGCAACGACAGGAAGCTGCCAACTGGGCGCCATCTCGTCCTTGATGTGGTCGGCATCCGCCATCGCCTGCTTTTCCGTCATAATCCCGCTTGCCCGCAAACAAGCTTCTCGGTGCCGGCCGCGCCCGGTACGGCACTTCGCCTTGTATCGACCCGGATATATGCGGGGCTGATTGGATTTGCGCCGGCTATCAAAGAGCGCGCGCCGTACCATCTGACGACCTATCGTCAGCACAGGCTCATCCAGCTTCTGACGCTGCTCGACGCCCTTGCCGCAGGCCTCGCCCTGCGGCAGATCGCCTTCGCACTCGTGTTTCCACGTAATCAGCCGCTTGCGGGCGCTGCATGGAAAGGATCCGGCGAGCGGCGCCATACCCATCGCCTGCTGGGCGAGGCGCAGCGGATGTGTCGCCAAGGCTACCGGACCCTGCTCGAAAAGGGCTGA
- a CDS encoding AlpA family transcriptional regulator, translated as MDAIPTPVVPRFLRTPDAALHLGLSARTLEKHRCFGTGPIYRKLGGRIVYAISDLDSWAERGLRHSTSDPGRGVVHPAKRVDGYTPPVRR; from the coding sequence ATGGATGCCATTCCTACGCCGGTCGTGCCGCGATTTCTGCGTACCCCTGACGCTGCCCTGCACCTCGGCCTGTCCGCCCGCACGCTTGAAAAGCATCGCTGCTTCGGCACGGGACCCATCTACCGCAAGCTCGGTGGCCGGATCGTCTATGCGATCAGCGACCTCGATTCCTGGGCCGAACGAGGACTGCGGCACTCGACCAGCGATCCCGGCCGCGGCGTGGTCCATCCGGCGAAGCGCGTCGATGGCTATACGCCGCCAGTGCGGCGCTGA